A window of Leptotrichia wadei contains these coding sequences:
- a CDS encoding FAD-dependent oxidoreductase, whose amino-acid sequence MDFSLNLGALDEGKLAKIDENKLYDVTVVGSGPAAVSAAIYAARKGLNVAMIGVKIGGQVLDTNEIENIIGTISTTGAKFAQTLEKHLKEYEVAFKEGHLVKEIKEDGKDKILVTDDGKSYKSKTVIIATGAKPRSLNIPGEAEYVGKGVHYCSTCDGPFYKGLDVAVIGGGNSGVEAALDLSGIAKSVTLIEFMPELKADKVLQEKLAEQSNIKVILNSATTKVNGNEFVENIIYKNRETEEEKTLNVEGMFVEVGLSPRSEVVKDLVETNKIGEIVINPENNSTSAAGIFAAGDVTNIKQKQIIIAMGEGAKAALGAFDYLITKY is encoded by the coding sequence ATGGATTTTAGCTTAAATCTTGGGGCTTTAGATGAAGGGAAACTGGCAAAAATTGATGAAAATAAACTTTACGATGTAACTGTAGTAGGTTCTGGACCTGCAGCTGTCTCAGCGGCAATCTATGCAGCTAGAAAAGGGCTTAATGTGGCGATGATTGGTGTGAAAATCGGAGGGCAAGTTCTTGATACAAATGAAATTGAAAATATTATTGGAACTATCTCGACTACTGGAGCTAAATTTGCCCAAACTTTGGAAAAACATCTGAAGGAATACGAAGTTGCATTTAAAGAAGGACATTTGGTAAAAGAAATAAAGGAAGATGGAAAAGATAAAATTTTAGTAACTGATGATGGAAAAAGTTATAAATCGAAAACTGTTATTATAGCAACTGGAGCAAAACCAAGAAGTCTTAATATTCCAGGAGAAGCCGAATACGTTGGAAAAGGGGTTCATTACTGCTCAACTTGTGACGGGCCTTTCTACAAAGGACTGGATGTTGCTGTAATTGGTGGTGGGAATTCAGGTGTTGAAGCGGCTCTTGACCTATCTGGAATTGCAAAATCAGTTACATTAATCGAATTTATGCCTGAATTAAAGGCTGATAAAGTTTTACAGGAAAAATTGGCTGAGCAATCAAACATAAAAGTAATTTTAAATTCCGCAACTACTAAAGTAAACGGAAATGAATTTGTAGAAAATATCATCTACAAAAACAGAGAAACTGAAGAAGAAAAAACATTAAATGTGGAAGGAATGTTCGTGGAAGTAGGATTATCACCTAGAAGCGAAGTTGTAAAAGATTTAGTTGAAACAAACAAAATTGGAGAAATCGTAATCAACCCTGAAAACAACTCAACTTCCGCAGCAGGAATCTTCGCAGCAGGAGATGTTACAAATATCAAACAAAAACAAATAATCATTGCAATGGGAGAAGGGGCAAAAGCAGCTCTTGGAGCATTTGATTATTTAATTACAAAATATTAA
- the mgtE gene encoding magnesium transporter: MKKIKRIVEDLLKEKKYFEIKKELDKLNAVEISDVINLFKLPELVIMIFRLLKKDKAADVFSYLDSEHQEMIIHASTDVETREIFDELYFDDIVDIIEEMPSDIVKKILKNTDRKDRHLINQLLKYPDNSAGSIMTTEYVDFQKNMTVQEAIGQLKKTGKDKENIYTCYVTDKNGKLEGVLSLKELISKKDGAVIEDIMNTNFVSVNTNDDQEKVADLFKKYDFIVMPVVDQENRILGIITVDDVLDVVDQEVTEDFHKMAGITSPTDDSYLKTSIFTMARQRIGWLAVLMISDTISGNIIQGYEKVLAKSIILTAFIPMLMSSGGNVGSQSSTVVIRSLALGEISPKDAFKVIKKEFSIGIMVSIVLAILNFIRLVTLEKTNFVIAFVVSLTLVFTVIVSKLVGALLPLGAKIVKADPAVMATPLITTISDAVTLIIYFNFATMFLKL, translated from the coding sequence ATGAAAAAAATAAAAAGAATAGTTGAAGATCTTTTGAAAGAAAAAAAATATTTTGAAATAAAAAAAGAATTAGATAAATTAAATGCAGTTGAAATTTCTGATGTGATAAATTTATTTAAACTCCCAGAGCTTGTAATAATGATTTTTAGACTTTTAAAAAAAGATAAAGCGGCGGATGTGTTTTCATATTTGGACAGCGAACATCAGGAAATGATTATTCACGCTTCAACTGATGTTGAAACACGAGAAATATTTGATGAACTGTATTTTGATGATATTGTCGACATTATCGAGGAAATGCCGTCGGATATTGTAAAAAAAATCTTGAAAAATACGGATAGAAAAGATAGACACTTGATAAATCAGCTTCTAAAATATCCAGATAATTCAGCTGGAAGCATTATGACGACTGAATATGTGGATTTTCAGAAAAATATGACAGTTCAAGAGGCGATAGGACAGCTTAAAAAAACTGGGAAAGACAAGGAAAATATTTATACTTGCTATGTTACGGACAAAAACGGGAAATTGGAAGGCGTGCTTTCACTAAAGGAATTAATTTCTAAAAAGGACGGTGCTGTAATTGAAGATATTATGAATACAAATTTTGTAAGTGTAAATACAAATGATGATCAGGAAAAAGTCGCAGATTTGTTTAAAAAATACGATTTTATCGTTATGCCAGTCGTTGACCAAGAAAATAGGATTTTAGGAATAATTACGGTGGATGACGTTTTGGATGTTGTGGATCAGGAAGTTACGGAAGATTTTCATAAAATGGCTGGAATTACTTCACCTACAGATGATTCCTATTTAAAGACAAGTATCTTTACGATGGCAAGACAAAGAATCGGGTGGCTTGCAGTTCTTATGATTTCTGACACAATTTCTGGAAACATAATACAAGGCTATGAAAAAGTTCTGGCAAAGTCAATAATTTTAACGGCATTTATTCCAATGCTTATGTCAAGCGGAGGAAATGTTGGTTCACAATCTTCAACGGTTGTAATCCGTTCACTTGCACTTGGGGAAATTTCTCCAAAGGACGCTTTTAAAGTGATTAAAAAGGAATTTTCAATTGGAATAATGGTTTCAATAGTTTTGGCGATATTAAATTTTATAAGACTTGTTACACTTGAAAAAACTAATTTTGTAATTGCTTTTGTCGTTTCATTGACACTTGTATTTACAGTAATAGTTTCAAAGCTAGTAGGAGCACTGCTTCCACTTGGGGCAAAAATTGTGAAGGCTGATCCGGCGGTTATGGCAACACCTTTGATAACAACGATTTCTGATGCCGTAACACTTATAATTTATTTTAATTTTGCAACAATGTTTTTGAAACTTTAG
- the rapZ gene encoding RNase adapter RapZ has protein sequence MDKVKKELVIITGMSGAGKSEAMKFFEDREYFCIDNFPINLFQYLNEIFLSSEKRNQVAIAIDVRNQEFIEQLTKQLEILDKEEISHTMIYLDARTDVLLSRYELSRRKHPLNMYDTLLANIKAERKIIKDFMVKADLVIDTSTLTVKKLQEVLEKEFSGQRKKISVNLTSFGFKYGIPLDLHLMFDLRFLPNPYYIDNLKRKTGNHKEVQDYVMGLPESQEFYKMLLNMLLYLIPKYEKEGKSHLRIGIGCSGGQHRSATFVNKLYDDLSQKMDYHIGKFHREVGDKKEI, from the coding sequence ATGGATAAAGTAAAAAAAGAACTGGTTATAATAACTGGGATGAGTGGAGCTGGAAAATCTGAGGCTATGAAATTTTTTGAAGATAGGGAATATTTTTGCATTGATAATTTTCCTATTAATTTGTTTCAATATTTGAATGAGATTTTTTTAAGCAGTGAAAAGAGAAATCAAGTGGCAATAGCGATAGATGTTAGAAATCAGGAATTTATCGAGCAGTTGACAAAACAGCTGGAAATATTGGATAAAGAAGAAATTTCTCATACTATGATCTATTTGGATGCAAGAACAGATGTTTTACTAAGTAGATATGAGCTTTCCAGAAGAAAGCACCCGTTAAATATGTATGACACTTTACTTGCCAATATAAAGGCGGAACGTAAAATTATAAAGGATTTTATGGTAAAAGCTGATTTGGTAATTGATACAAGCACATTGACAGTAAAAAAATTGCAGGAAGTTTTGGAAAAGGAATTTTCAGGACAAAGAAAAAAAATAAGCGTCAATTTAACTTCCTTTGGATTTAAATATGGAATTCCGCTGGATTTACATTTAATGTTTGATTTACGATTTTTACCAAATCCCTATTATATCGACAATTTAAAAAGAAAAACTGGAAATCATAAGGAAGTACAGGATTATGTAATGGGACTTCCAGAAAGCCAGGAATTTTATAAAATGCTTTTAAATATGCTTTTGTATCTAATTCCAAAATATGAAAAGGAAGGAAAATCACATTTACGTATAGGAATAGGATGTTCAGGTGGACAGCATCGTTCAGCTACTTTTGTGAATAAACTTTACGATGATCTTTCACAAAAAATGGATTATCATATTGGAAAATTTCATAGAGAAGTAGGAGATAAAAAAGAAATTTAA
- the adhP gene encoding alcohol dehydrogenase AdhP, producing the protein MKAVVVNKEGTGIEVVEKELRGLKAGEALVDVEYCGVCHTDLHVAHGNFGKVPGRVLGHEGIGIVREVAEGVTSLKPGDRVSIAWFFEGCGRCEYCINGQETLCRDVINAGYSADGGMAEQCIVTADYAVKVPEGLDPAQASSITCAGVTTYKAIKVGKPQPGQWVVIYGAGGLGNLGVQYAKKVFNTHVIAVDINDDKLALAKEVGADYVINGKKEDPVAKIKELSGIGAHIAVVTAVSKVAFNQAVDSVRAAGKVVAVGLPSETMDLPIVKTVLDGIEVIGSLVGTREDLREAFQFGAEGLVVPVVQTRTIEEAPEIFKEMEEGTIQGRMVIDMHSHSCGCGHKH; encoded by the coding sequence ATGAAAGCAGTAGTAGTTAATAAAGAAGGAACAGGAATAGAAGTTGTAGAAAAAGAATTAAGAGGATTAAAAGCTGGAGAAGCATTAGTTGATGTGGAATATTGCGGTGTCTGCCATACTGATTTGCATGTGGCTCATGGTAACTTTGGGAAAGTTCCGGGAAGAGTTTTAGGGCATGAAGGAATTGGGATTGTAAGAGAAGTTGCTGAAGGTGTGACATCACTCAAACCAGGAGATAGAGTAAGTATTGCTTGGTTCTTTGAAGGATGTGGAAGATGTGAATACTGTATTAATGGACAGGAAACACTATGTAGAGATGTAATAAATGCTGGATATTCTGCAGATGGCGGAATGGCTGAACAATGTATTGTTACGGCCGATTATGCAGTAAAGGTACCTGAAGGACTGGATCCAGCTCAAGCCAGCAGCATCACTTGTGCAGGAGTTACAACTTATAAAGCAATAAAAGTTGGAAAACCTCAACCAGGACAATGGGTAGTAATTTACGGTGCAGGAGGATTGGGAAATTTGGGAGTTCAATATGCTAAAAAAGTGTTTAACACTCACGTAATTGCTGTTGATATTAATGATGATAAATTGGCACTTGCTAAAGAAGTTGGAGCAGATTATGTTATAAATGGCAAAAAAGAAGATCCAGTTGCAAAAATTAAAGAATTAAGCGGAATTGGAGCTCATATTGCTGTAGTTACTGCTGTATCAAAAGTTGCATTTAACCAAGCTGTTGATTCAGTAAGAGCTGCAGGAAAAGTTGTGGCTGTTGGATTACCATCAGAAACTATGGACTTGCCAATCGTAAAAACTGTATTAGACGGTATTGAAGTAATTGGTTCATTGGTAGGGACAAGAGAAGACTTGAGAGAAGCATTCCAATTTGGAGCCGAAGGATTGGTTGTGCCAGTAGTTCAAACTAGAACTATTGAAGAAGCTCCTGAAATCTTTAAGGAAATGGAAGAAGGAACAATTCAAGGACGTATGGTAATTGATATGCACTCACATTCTTGCGGATGTGGACATAAACATTAA
- a CDS encoding RNA-guided endonuclease TnpB family protein: MKYNLAFKYRIYPNKEQELLINKTFGCVRFIYNTILYTANKIYEETGKNKIITPASLKSENQFLKEVDSLALSNAQLNVKRSFTNFFQKRAKFPKFKSKKNNVKSYTTNCVNNSIRIEENKYLVLPKLKRVKLKYHREIPKDYKIKSVTLTNSNGNYYVSILTEFEKEIQKNPSNDKVIGLDFSMSELFVSSENQRADYPRYFRMLEKKLKKLQKSLSRKVKFSKNWYKQKAKISKLHEYIKNCRRDFLHKLSKKLSEVYNAVVVEDLNMRGISQALNFGKSVGDNGWGIFLRMLEYKLMFLGKQFLKIDKWFPSSKTCSRCGNIKEKLKLSERSYKCECCGIGIDRDYNAALNIKNIGKAMLEY; encoded by the coding sequence ATGAAATATAATTTAGCATTCAAATACAGAATTTATCCAAATAAAGAGCAGGAATTGTTGATAAACAAGACTTTTGGATGTGTTCGTTTTATTTACAATACAATTTTGTATACTGCGAATAAAATTTATGAAGAAACTGGAAAAAATAAAATAATTACACCTGCCAGTTTGAAAAGTGAAAATCAATTTTTAAAAGAAGTAGACAGTCTGGCACTTTCAAATGCTCAATTGAATGTAAAACGATCGTTTACAAATTTTTTTCAGAAGAGAGCGAAGTTTCCAAAGTTCAAATCTAAAAAGAATAATGTTAAAAGTTACACGACAAATTGTGTGAATAATTCGATACGAATTGAGGAAAACAAGTATTTAGTTTTGCCAAAATTGAAAAGAGTAAAATTAAAATATCATAGAGAAATACCGAAGGATTACAAGATAAAGTCAGTAACATTGACAAACAGTAATGGAAATTACTATGTTTCCATCTTGACAGAATTTGAAAAAGAAATTCAAAAAAATCCAAGTAATGATAAAGTGATTGGACTTGATTTTTCAATGTCTGAATTATTTGTCAGCTCTGAAAACCAAAGAGCTGATTATCCAAGATATTTTAGGATGCTGGAGAAAAAATTGAAGAAATTACAGAAATCATTGTCAAGAAAAGTGAAATTTTCTAAAAATTGGTATAAGCAAAAAGCGAAAATATCAAAATTGCATGAATATATCAAAAATTGTCGAAGGGATTTTTTGCATAAATTATCGAAAAAATTGTCTGAAGTGTATAATGCTGTGGTTGTTGAGGATTTGAATATGAGAGGAATAAGCCAGGCATTAAATTTTGGAAAAAGTGTAGGAGATAATGGATGGGGAATATTTTTGAGGATGCTTGAGTATAAGTTGATGTTTTTAGGGAAACAATTTTTGAAGATAGATAAATGGTTTCCGTCATCGAAAACTTGTAGTAGATGTGGAAATATTAAAGAAAAACTGAAATTATCAGAAAGAAGTTATAAATGTGAGTGCTGTGGGATTGGAATTGATAGAGATTACAATGCGGCATTGAATATAAAAAACATTGGAAAAGCGATGTTGGAATATTAG
- the mgtE gene encoding magnesium transporter — MENNIIQKLIDEKKYFEIRKYLNDLNIVEVSELLNQFESSELIMIFRLLSKNRAADVFSYLDSEHQEMIIKTMTDVETKNIFDELYFDDIVDIIEEMPSNVVKKILKNTDAKDRHTINLLLKYPENSAGSIMTTEYMDLKKNMTASSAISKIRNVVEDMANVYTCYVIDESRKLEGVVSLKELITSEDDEPIQNLMNKNVISVHTNDDQEKVAEIIKKYNLIVLPVTDNENRLLGIITIDDVMDVVEQEATEDFHRMAGISPVEESYLKTSAFTMARQRISWLIVLMISATFTGRIISKYEDVLQSVVILSSFIPMLMDTGGNAGAQSSTIVIRALALGEVDIKDTFKILKKEFLISFIVAIVLAAINFLRIITLTKTPLNVAITVSVTLIFVVIISKIIGAFLPVIAKAFKMDPAIMAGPLITTILDALTLTIYFRFATMFLSNVIK, encoded by the coding sequence ATGGAAAACAACATTATTCAAAAACTTATAGATGAAAAAAAATATTTTGAAATTAGAAAATATTTAAACGATTTAAACATTGTGGAAGTTTCAGAGCTGCTAAATCAGTTTGAATCTTCTGAATTAATAATGATTTTTAGGTTACTTTCCAAAAATAGGGCAGCTGATGTATTTTCGTATCTGGACAGTGAACATCAGGAAATGATTATTAAAACCATGACAGATGTGGAAACAAAAAATATATTTGATGAGCTTTATTTTGATGACATTGTCGATATCATCGAAGAAATGCCATCAAACGTGGTCAAAAAGATACTAAAGAACACCGACGCAAAAGATAGACACACAATAAATCTTTTGTTAAAATATCCTGAAAATTCAGCTGGAAGCATTATGACAACTGAATACATGGATTTGAAAAAGAATATGACAGCTTCTTCTGCAATTTCTAAAATTAGAAATGTTGTGGAAGATATGGCAAATGTCTACACTTGCTATGTGATTGATGAAAGTAGAAAGCTGGAAGGGGTAGTTTCTTTAAAAGAGCTTATTACAAGCGAGGACGATGAACCTATTCAAAATCTTATGAATAAAAATGTGATAAGTGTTCATACAAATGATGATCAGGAAAAAGTTGCAGAAATAATAAAAAAATATAATCTTATCGTACTTCCTGTGACAGATAACGAGAATAGACTTTTAGGAATTATCACGATTGATGATGTAATGGATGTTGTAGAACAGGAAGCGACAGAGGATTTTCATAGAATGGCTGGGATTTCACCTGTGGAGGAATCTTATTTGAAAACAAGCGCCTTTACAATGGCAAGACAGAGAATTAGCTGGTTAATTGTACTTATGATTTCTGCCACATTTACTGGAAGAATTATAAGCAAATATGAAGATGTGCTGCAGTCTGTAGTTATACTTTCTTCATTTATTCCAATGCTGATGGATACTGGAGGAAATGCAGGCGCACAGTCTTCGACAATTGTAATTCGTGCTTTAGCGTTGGGGGAAGTTGATATAAAAGATACTTTTAAAATATTAAAAAAAGAATTTCTTATTTCATTTATAGTAGCTATCGTTTTGGCAGCAATAAATTTTTTAAGAATTATAACTTTGACAAAGACACCTTTAAATGTTGCAATAACAGTTTCAGTAACTTTAATTTTTGTAGTTATAATTTCTAAAATAATAGGTGCTTTTTTACCAGTTATTGCTAAAGCCTTTAAAATGGATCCGGCAATAATGGCAGGGCCTTTAATAACTACGATTTTAGATGCGCTTACTCTTACTATTTACTTTAGATTTGCAACTATGTTTTTAAGTAATGTTATAAAGTAA
- a CDS encoding autotransporter domain-containing protein, with amino-acid sequence MKSKIKKIFIYALLLSLISCGSSGGNGSTGKTPTPAPKPKPADPKPKPADPKPKGPSASDVYYNGEIVIRNGGYSSKYPNGTILTTTTSDIVKIPSTAGIPIRKQDYQTSSGIPMNGKIFLHSTGTTQQVTDFSSDLTASNSYRAAIGGDLMDEYIARVNSVSGGDNLYIWPAGNIRGNKNPSLEGGLPYFEKTLEKSWINVVALVNKSGTAGLEWKDLEPLSNAGVASKWTITAVSEDGTSAKAAENVAKAVDQVREKFPGMKMDMIRDIILSTATDIGAAGVDDVFGYGLLDATTALNGPKRLDYGTSKFYVPNTKTWVFKNNIYGSYTDLEKSGKGTLVLEGKNSFYKIKVDGGTLILKGYNTSRYETIIKNGTLDVKRKFTPRNIEIETDGTLITNPNTVIGEITKDYYTNEITVNVAVNIVNKGTLKNIGKGAIITGNYTAKYGSVTEAEIGSKLIVKGTIKIDGRERNQTLGSSVKLLSNGYVTATPTTSTVIEAEKGIEGQFAKVETDELINGKVENKGNSIEATISRKNVEDYVNSLKNSDEMQKNTAKNVEVFFKELDKKIAEGNTNVSNFALGAAKLQKNSLSLSSSILDSLSGQIYASAQALTFQQSQTINKDLSNRLVMLGTLDNASDKFGLWISSIGANGKLKQNGYAEGKTKVYGGQVGIDKQFGENLILGTALAYSKGNVKFDRHGGKSDADNFGISLYGRVGNKDNPMYLQGRVGLGFVNSEVKRDIILSENDISRGKIEHNDKVISGYLETGYDVKKGDFVLTPFAGISHDTVQRGAFHEENSQFGLKADKKTYKQTSGLAGVRVSQKFNFENGSKTTLQGYITHQRAFNNENLNFKASYSGLPDAKFKVKGIGLSKSQTWVGAGVLNEVSSKFAWYLNYDGKIDKKAKNNVFTAGMRVNF; translated from the coding sequence ATGAAAAGTAAAATAAAAAAGATATTTATTTATGCCTTGCTTTTATCCCTAATAAGCTGTGGAAGTAGTGGTGGAAATGGCAGTACAGGAAAAACACCAACACCAGCCCCAAAGCCAAAACCAGCAGATCCAAAACCAAAACCAGCAGATCCAAAACCAAAAGGACCAAGTGCCTCAGATGTTTATTATAACGGTGAAATTGTGATCCGAAATGGAGGATATTCGTCAAAATATCCAAATGGTACAATACTTACAACGACAACAAGTGATATAGTTAAAATTCCAAGTACAGCTGGGATACCAATAAGAAAGCAAGATTATCAAACGTCTTCAGGAATTCCAATGAATGGAAAGATATTTTTGCACAGTACAGGAACTACACAGCAAGTTACAGATTTTAGTTCAGATTTAACTGCTTCAAATAGTTATCGAGCAGCAATTGGCGGAGATTTAATGGACGAGTATATTGCAAGAGTAAATTCAGTTTCAGGTGGAGATAATTTATATATTTGGCCAGCAGGGAACATCAGAGGAAATAAAAATCCGTCACTTGAAGGAGGACTTCCTTATTTTGAAAAAACTTTGGAAAAATCTTGGATAAATGTAGTTGCACTTGTGAATAAATCTGGAACTGCAGGATTGGAATGGAAGGATTTAGAGCCATTGTCAAATGCAGGGGTAGCTAGTAAATGGACTATAACTGCGGTAAGTGAAGATGGAACATCAGCAAAAGCAGCGGAAAATGTTGCAAAAGCGGTAGATCAGGTACGTGAAAAATTTCCTGGAATGAAAATGGATATGATTAGAGACATAATTCTTTCAACAGCTACTGATATCGGAGCAGCAGGAGTGGATGATGTATTTGGATATGGACTTTTAGATGCTACTACTGCTTTAAATGGACCAAAAAGATTAGATTATGGAACGAGCAAATTTTATGTTCCAAATACAAAAACTTGGGTTTTTAAAAATAATATTTATGGTTCGTATACAGATTTAGAAAAAAGTGGAAAAGGAACATTAGTTTTAGAAGGAAAAAATTCTTTTTATAAAATAAAAGTAGATGGTGGAACACTGATTTTAAAAGGATACAATACTTCTAGATATGAAACAATAATAAAAAATGGAACACTCGATGTTAAGAGAAAATTTACTCCTCGAAATATTGAAATAGAAACGGATGGTACATTGATTACAAATCCTAATACTGTGATAGGAGAAATTACTAAAGATTATTATACGAATGAGATAACTGTTAATGTGGCAGTTAATATTGTAAATAAAGGAACACTAAAAAATATTGGAAAAGGAGCGATTATAACTGGAAATTACACAGCGAAATATGGTTCAGTGACAGAAGCAGAAATTGGATCAAAATTGATAGTAAAAGGAACAATAAAAATTGATGGAAGAGAAAGAAATCAAACTTTGGGAAGCTCAGTAAAACTTTTAAGTAATGGATACGTTACTGCAACACCAACAACATCGACAGTTATTGAAGCCGAAAAAGGAATAGAAGGACAATTTGCAAAAGTGGAAACTGATGAATTGATTAATGGAAAAGTGGAAAATAAAGGAAATTCAATTGAAGCTACAATTAGTAGAAAAAATGTGGAAGATTATGTAAATAGTTTGAAAAATAGCGATGAAATGCAGAAGAATACTGCTAAAAATGTAGAGGTTTTCTTTAAAGAATTAGATAAAAAAATAGCTGAAGGAAATACAAATGTTTCTAATTTTGCTTTAGGTGCGGCAAAACTTCAAAAAAATTCCCTATCTCTAAGTTCAAGTATATTAGATAGTTTATCAGGACAAATTTATGCTTCAGCTCAAGCTTTAACATTTCAACAATCGCAAACAATAAATAAGGATTTATCAAATAGACTTGTAATGCTCGGAACGCTTGATAATGCTAGTGATAAATTTGGATTATGGATTTCTTCCATTGGAGCTAATGGGAAATTAAAACAAAATGGGTATGCTGAAGGAAAAACTAAAGTTTATGGAGGACAGGTTGGAATTGATAAGCAATTTGGAGAAAATTTGATTTTAGGAACGGCTTTAGCTTATTCAAAAGGAAATGTGAAATTTGATAGACATGGTGGAAAGTCAGATGCAGATAATTTTGGAATTTCATTGTATGGAAGAGTTGGAAATAAAGATAATCCGATGTATTTGCAAGGAAGAGTTGGACTTGGATTTGTAAATAGTGAAGTTAAAAGGGATATTATTTTATCTGAAAATGATATTTCACGAGGAAAAATTGAGCATAATGATAAAGTAATTTCAGGATATTTAGAAACAGGGTATGATGTGAAAAAAGGTGATTTTGTATTGACACCATTTGCTGGAATCTCGCACGATACAGTTCAAAGAGGAGCATTTCACGAGGAAAATAGCCAATTTGGATTAAAGGCGGATAAAAAGACTTACAAACAAACAAGTGGACTTGCTGGAGTTAGAGTTAGTCAAAAATTTAATTTTGAAAATGGTTCAAAAACTACATTACAAGGATACATAACACATCAAAGGGCATTTAATAATGAAAATTTGAATTTTAAAGCATCGTATTCAGGACTACCAGATGCAAAATTTAAAGTAAAGGGAATAGGGCTTTCAAAGAGTCAAACATGGGTAGGAGCTGGAGTTTTAAATGAAGTTAGTTCAAAATTTGCCTGGTATTTGAATTATGATGGAAAAATTGATAAAAAGGCTAAAAATAATGTATTTACAGCTGGTATGAGAGTTAATTTTTGA
- a CDS encoding DnaJ domain-containing protein: MKTLIRLVQFILSEIAELCSLISLAIMAIGFYTILPILVFFALLAFIFAGNWSWLLGVLIYVLIACAVFLIFKAIPEFLNFILGILLNEREENKKIYKKYEQWFESARNQEYERRRKDQEEYQKQQDREKQYWKEKSQEYSYYRHQQEYSREQYERKNNDYSNFDYQSTNDGEIIQKFEEYLAVLKIDKNGEINEDVIKKAYRREIKKVHPDRNSDQTANAKTQELNMVKEFLDNQLEYYLMQRRKG, from the coding sequence GTGAAAACCTTAATAAGATTAGTACAATTTATATTAAGTGAAATTGCTGAATTATGCAGTTTAATTTCATTGGCAATAATGGCTATAGGATTTTATACAATATTGCCAATTTTAGTATTTTTTGCTCTTCTTGCTTTTATTTTTGCTGGAAACTGGAGCTGGCTCTTAGGTGTTCTTATTTACGTTCTAATTGCTTGTGCAGTTTTTCTGATTTTTAAAGCCATTCCAGAATTTTTGAATTTTATTTTGGGAATTCTTCTGAATGAAAGAGAAGAAAATAAAAAAATTTACAAAAAATATGAGCAATGGTTTGAAAGTGCAAGGAATCAAGAATATGAAAGAAGAAGAAAAGATCAGGAAGAATATCAGAAGCAGCAGGACAGGGAAAAACAGTACTGGAAAGAAAAATCCCAAGAATACTCATACTATAGACATCAACAGGAATACTCAAGGGAGCAATATGAAAGAAAAAATAATGACTATTCAAATTTTGATTACCAAAGCACAAATGATGGAGAAATTATTCAGAAATTTGAAGAATATCTTGCTGTTTTAAAAATTGATAAAAATGGAGAAATAAATGAGGATGTAATAAAAAAAGCATACAGAAGGGAAATAAAAAAAGTGCATCCAGATAGAAATTCGGATCAAACTGCTAATGCTAAAACTCAAGAATTAAATATGGTAAAGGAATTTCTAGATAACCAATTAGAATATTATCTAATGCAAAGGAGAAAAGGATAA